GAGCTTCATAACGGTTAGTAGTCTCGCGATACTGCCATTATGTGACGTGAAAGCAAAGCGGAGGAGCTCGCTAAGCCCGCCTCTTTATTGTAGTCTGTCAAACTGACGCAGCGAAAACAGAGCTCATCTTTACTCCTGATGAAATATGATCTAATTTTTGGATAAACGAAAAACTGATGTcacagagaagcagacagaagagCCTGCTATATGCGTTTGTAGAATATACCCAAGAAAACAGGTTTAAAAGTTAGAGAAAGTAACTAAAGCCTACAGATGACAGTGTAAAAGTAAGCTGTTGTAAAGCAGGGTAGGTCTTTATTCACACACAGCAAAAGCAGGACATTAAATACAACTTCAGCAGCTAGTGTGGCATAGTATAACATTAAAACATATAAGCTATATCCTTCCAACCTCTCTGGGTAACAAGTATCTCTACATGCCCCCTACAAAACCTGAAACAAATCCCATGAGAATCTGTGGCAATATGATTAGCTGCTCCTGTCCCTGTTTTGTTTAAAGGTTTTGTTTAAAGGCCTCTTGGTGTAGCATGATTATCTAATGACTTTCAACAGGGGTGGATGATGAGataatgggcccctgggcacagacatgcataAGGCCCCAACACCTCTCTTACATAGGAGCATGACACGCAGACTTTATAGTTGTTTCAGCtcttttagttgttgtttgcaTGTCTCTGTAGGTGTTAAGCATCTCTCTAActtttttgtgtctatttgtggtgttttttgtgtcttttcatggtcgttttgtgtctccgtGTTGTCGTTTTATGTGTCCTGcgcctgtgtctctttgagtgacattttacagGTGAAGGACGGGGGGGACCTGACACTTtaggcccctgggcctgtgcctggtggGCTCAAATCAGTGTTCCTGTGTCTGACTATGATTGTTGATATTGAAGAAGGCCTGAGGGCTGAAATATGCATAGTTGTCAGAGCCGTCAAACCTGGTAGATGCTATGCAATGATTGGGTAGTTTGCATTTGAAGGCGGGACTTGGTAGAGAGTGAAGTTAAGGTGCTTCTCAAGAAGCAGAGAGTATTTAGAATGATTTAATTTGAGTAtaagatatttgtttttaagataCTATCAttacaataggcctacacatgATAATATAATACAGTATGTTATTCATGTTGACAACAAATGAAACATTGAAACATTGTCCTTGGTCACTACAGGAGGTTCAGTTTATGTGACCTATGGTGATGCCAGCTTCACTTTGCATCTTGTTTGAGTGTCCTCCGTGATTTTCCTAATGTATTAAGAACATATGCAGAGTTTTTCTGGAGAAAGCTCTCTGATTTCCATGTGACGGACAGAAGTGATCTTGCCCACCTCCAGCCTCAGTCCCTACAACACTATGTGCTTTAGCTCTGTACATTATCATAACAATGGCTGTGTTACTTCGAacctgtgtctttttgtggatTTCAGCTGGATTTCTATCTTTATCAGAAATATCTGAGACCTGTACGGACTACAATGACTGCCCCGCACCgtgtacatttaaaaatgttcgTTTTGAGTTTCTGCGAGTATCTAAAACTTGGTCCCAAGCCAGGAGTTGCTGTGAAAGGCGAGGAGGGGAGCTTCTTAGGGTGATGAACAGCCAGATTAAAATGTTTCTGAGCAACATCACCAGAGAGAAAAGCACCAGCAATTGCACATGGTGGCTGGGGAAGGGGGTCCACGAGCAGGACCAGGACCCCACCATACGTgagtaaaacacaaacacacacacacacacacacacacactgctttccTTTTACTGGTGTAcgttttcttttaaattattaattgtgttttttacgTGTGATCCTTGAATTGAAGTGTCTATGGCCTTTCTGTCTGTACATGCAGAGTTGTGGAAAGTCATGCTTCTTACTtagaaataatatttatttatatttattcataaaataCCTCAGATTTACCTCACAAAGCCAGGGTTTCCGACTTTCTTTTGCCCTGAGTAAGGCTGGATTTCATCTGAAATGTTGTAATGCAGTCAAACAAAATCTGACTTTCACTAATTTTTGATATTTTCCCTTGGGGGATATAAATgttaatttcattatttttgtaattttttgaaatatatatattttttatctaaGAAAATATGGCAAACTTCTTGTCTTAAACAAACAGCACTACAAGAGTTTTCCAAAATGCAGtataaaaatcaacaaaattctTATGTAAGTCAGAAAATATGTTGGAAATATGTCAGTACAGCATTCACACTTTTAAAGCTGTCAGCACATTTTATATGTAAAGTCCACTTTTTAAATATCTGACACTAGTTATCTTGTGACATGTATTAACTAAACTAAGATGATCTCTGGTGCTAAAAATTAGTCCATCAGGAGAAAACTCATTAAAATGAACAACACTGATAACTCTGATTAATCTGGTCAGGAAAAAATACCAAACAGCTTCCAGCTTCTACAATATGAAAACGTTGGTTTGATATCATTGGATATAAAtatgttttggttttgctggggggcggcacagtggtgtggtggttagcactgtcgcctcacagcaagaggattcctgGTTCGATtctgggtgggggagcccttctgtgcagagtttgcatgttctccctgtgtcgacgtgggttttctccaggtactcctacttcctcccacagtccaaagacattcaggttaattggtgactctaaattgtccgtaggtgtgaatgtgagtgtgaatgtttgtctgtctctatgtgtcagtcctgtgataatctggggacctgtccagggtgtaccctgcctctcgcccagtgtcagtgggataggctccagccccctgtgacactcaagaggataagcggttagaagatggatggatggatggttttgTTGGTTAGAAAAGGACAAAACAAGGATCTTTAAGACTTTACACTTGGCTCTGGTAACTTGATGTGATGGCATTTTTCAATATCTAATTGATAAGTCTGAAAAATACTTGATAATTGCAGCCgaattgtttttgtctttattggGTTTCAGCTAACGAACTTGTAACCCAAAGCAGTGTCCCAAACATTAAGTTTTCTTAATGCTTTTGTCCCCTTAACAGAAAATGCTGACATTTCAAGGAACAACTGCACATACATGAAGCTTAATCCTCTTCAGCTCATCCCAACGTCTGACTGCAACCAGAGGCGAGGCTTCCTCTGCACCCACAGTACGCATCAACAGCTTCCTACTCACTACTTTGAATTTTATGTCTTTCCTTGctttcttccttctttccttctcctgCATTCATAATAACTGAGagaagtttttttatttcattatttgttttttttatatgcaATATATTGTTTATTAAAAGTGTCCTTATTGTTTTAAAGATTTTAGCTCTTCATCAAACACAAAGGTAAGAGAAACATTTCACATTTGAAAGAAGCCGTATAAACATCTTGACTGAGTGTTCATGTTACTTCTGTTCATGTTTTCTCTGCAGTACCGGGCGACGTTAAATAATGCAGCCAGATCTCGTAAGTTGGACTGAAACATTATGTATGACATCATTTCAATCAGCATAAAGAAAGTGAAGAACAACAGACATAAAACTGAATTTGTGCatctgcttctttttctttctctatcTTCAAACACACTTTGATTTCAGGGCACAAAAGGAATGTGAGCAACATGGCTATGCATGTTGCAGACATTGACAACCTCCTCCTGGTAAAAGACCGTTCGACCCAgagttattatagttttgtatttttcactggttgttatttttatttcacttttttttatgttgtgtgttttttgtttttttttagttttcagggtggctttgtttgtttcagtttagtttttattgtaaaaaagGCTCATTTTAGTTTCgtttttattagtttaactATTAGTTTTAGTTCTTTGTGGGTGGTACTTGTCAGAGGTAAGATTTAAGAAGTTCagaaacacaaatacaacactTTCTGAAGGCTACTGACTGACAGCCATGTAGACATCCCAGTCTCTATGAGAATGCACCAATGcctccttcatttaattttttttttttttttgtaaggacaacacacattaattaacatttccgtaaatgtgccagtgttagctTGCTGGCTACTTTTCAGCTGCAGCCCTTTGGCAAGATGTTACATACAGACAGCATTAACTATAGCAAACAGAAATTCTTGCGATAGAACAGAGGCTATGCAAAGCAACAAGACAGCATGAAGCACCGACACATAGCTTagcattacatgcagacatgcagAGTAGCAATAGAAAGTAAGCATAGATAAAATACAGTAGTCATTATGTAggtcttaataaaatgttaaaacatgcaGCTACAGGTCACGTGCACTAACACACAAGCTATGCTACACAAAGTTAGCTACTCTGttgataaaatatatattgcaTACATACCCATGCAGAGTTGGCTACCTGGCAACGAGCAAAGGTTCTTTTCCTCTTCCCTGCTGTGGTGACAAATTTGGCCAAGactaaaacaagacatttactGCATATCTGTATTTTACTTTATTGAGTGCACAGTatcttttcagtttgttttcactttttccaaagtctatttttcattttattttggttaattaaaatgtttttttttttttcacacctagttttagtttttagttaaGTTTTAGTTAATAACCTTGGTTTGACCATTGAACAGGAATAGTAGTTACTCAAAAAGTTCATAAATGCTGTTCCTCTGACACAGGAAGCAGATAAAGAGCTACTGCGTATGGAAACGACGATGGGGGAGCCAACAGACGACAGCAGGGTGGGTTCCTTTACTTTGGAAAGTCTGTAGAAAgtattactgtaaaacttcaattagtagcccgggctattatttgcttaaatcactgaactcaacaggcctatatttgggacaggcgtctCTAGGGGAAATTTCTTTTACAccaaactgttgctcagcaaagatggaaaatacaatcaaattgtttatctgaaccagtatgaatattacttgtataataATTAGACTTCGAATAACATATCATGTGTTATGACACTCGTTTAATGGCACCTGAGGATAACAACACCCGGCATattgacacaacaccactttatcctgttaaatcTAAAGGAATAACTTACTGGgcaatcgaggaatggacacgtattctgactttatgaccaCTGAGGAAGAAGGGAGtcaccacttttttttcccaatgcTGGCAAATTTGAATGACTTATTTCGTCTTCTTTGGTGCTCATGggttcagtaaaatgaaatcaaccgcgctaacgatgtgtagcatctccatattgactaGCTTTATCTCAAGTAGGTAGTCAACAGTCAGGTTTTATAAATCCTAAGAACTTCTGtagaaatgaactgcttggcaaccagaccaggtgtctaattcaaacaggcctttatttgtcaaaatgtgcagCCACACTGGGCCAGTAAGAGGGACTAGGATTTTAACTAAAGTTTTACAGTACTTTATCGCTGTTGCATTAGTCACCTTTTTCATGCCGAGAGTACGTCATGGCATATTTAATGAATATGTTTTCCCTTTCACAGGACAAATTCATTCAGTATTTGTTGGCAGGCACTAAAAATCTGAGTGCACAATATGCTTTGAACAACAACGACACTATCAGTCACATAATCAACTGTAGCACCGGCATCCTCCTTCTCTCAATGAACAAATGCGACATCGAGACTAACCCAAACCCTACGGTAAGTACTGCATTTAGCAATCGTACTCATTTTGTCACGTCATGGTTGTTACGGTCAAGTGACgttgcctttttttcccctctccagTCTTTGTTTGAGGAGGTCTTTGAGATCTTTCGGACGGTCTCGATGCTCGTGGGTTCAGCAACCTCACAGAGAATTGTCATCAGGCACCCAACAGGCACCATCTATCAGAGCAGGTAGGTATTTTCTGTCAGAGTATCACTCATCGGATATTTCGTCAAACATCTTTGCAACTTGTCTTTCATTTGTAACCATATAAATATGGCAGCAAGCAtatttaaaaaccaaaactTATTTCCCTCCTTTCAGTCACACACCTGCTGATCTCAGCAATGCCGTGCTGGGCTCAGAGCAAGACGGTGAGTTCATCATACTCCCCTCACTTGCAGCACTTCAGTCTCAGCTTGGAGGCCGCAGCCCAATCATCGctcaggtctgtgtgtgttttaacatcACGTGTAAATGTGTTTGCATCTTTATTGTCACCTGCAGCTTTTTCAACAGATCTTTTCTCTTCCGTAGATGGCTACGTTCTCAAGGAACCCCCATCCGTCTGATGACAACATCTCAGGAACTCTTTGCAGCCTTTTACTTACCGATGGAGTCTCAGACATAAAGCTGACAAACCTGACAGAGATGATAGAGGTACAGCCAACATGGGAGCTGGGTATTGTGTCATTAGTGCCATAGTGCTACTTTTTTGGGTGTAGGTGGCAAGCAAAGGGGGAGGCAAAGGTGACATTTACAGAACACTGTGCATCACATACAGATATTTAACATTATAGTGCCTCCAATGAGCCAGTCAGTGCAgttttcaaaatggcagaagtGTGATTGACATGTAACATAAACCAGGACACAGCCAGTAATGGAAAGGTTGGTCAGAGTGACCGCACAGAGAGTGAAGCTCCTTGATGGCAGCCAGGGACACCTTGTATATCAGAGCACTAACCTTTCACAGATCAACAGTGGAGTCAGCTGTGACAAGAACCACAAAACAGGAGAACTGACTGTTCCAAATGAAGGACAAAAGGTGGTAAATATAATAATAGTACTAAAAATACAAAGAGGAAGAAGTCACAAGTCTAATCCTTAAGAAAACCAATTTACATAACTTGCAAACtcatatttttaaacatttatgtctacaacaaaaaatgtacagtacaggccaaaagtttggacacaccttctcattcaatgcgttttctttattttcatgactatttacattgtagattctcactgaaggcatcaaaactatgaatgaacacatgtggagttatgtacttaacaaaaaaggtgaaataactgaaaacatgttttatattctagtttcttcaaaatagccaccctttgctctgattactgctttgcacactcttggcattctctccatgagcttcaagaggtagtcacctgaaatggttttccaacagtcttgaaggagttcccagaggtgtttagcacttgttggcccctttgccttcactctgcggtccagctcaccccaaaccatcttgattgggttcaggtccggtgactgtggaggccaggtcatctgccgcagcactccatcactctccttcttggtcaaatagcccttacacagcctggaggtgtgtttggggtcattgtcctgttgaaaaataaatgatcgtccaactaaacgcaaaccggatgggatggcatgtcgctgcaggatgctgtggtagccatgctggttcagtgtgccttcaattttgaataaatccccaacagtgtcaccagcaaaacacccccacaccatcacacctcctcctccatgcttcacagtgggaaccaggcatgtggaatccatccgttcaccttttctgcgtctcacaaagacacggcggttggaaccaaagatctcaaatttggactcatcagaccaaagcacagatttccactggtctaatgtccattccttgtgtttcttggtccaaacaaatctcttctgcttgttgcctctccttagcagtggtttcctagcagctatttgaccatgaaggcctgattcgcgcagtctcctcttaacagttgttctagagatgggtctgctgctagaactctgtgtggcattcatctggtctctgatctgagctgctgttaacttgcgatttctgaggctggtgactcggatgaacttatcctcagaagcagaggtgactcttggtcttcctttcctgggtcggtcctcatgtgtgccagtttcgttgtagcgcttgatggtttttgcgactccacttggggacacatttaaagtttttgcaattttccggactgactgaccttcatttcttaaagtaatgatggccactcgtttttctttagttagctgattggttcttgccgtaatatgaattttaacagttgtccaatagggctgttggctgtgtgttaacctgacttctgcacaacacaactgatggtcccaaccccattgataaagcaagaaattccactaattaaccctgataaggcacacctgtgaagtggaaaccatttcaggtgactacctcttgaagctcatggagagaatgccaagagtgtgcaaagcagtaatcagagcaaagggtggctattttgaagaaactagaatataaaacatgttttcagttatttcacctttttttgttaagtacataactccacatgtgttcattcatagttttgatgccttcagtgagaatctacaatgtaaatagtcatgaaaataaagaaaacgcattgaatgagaaggtgtgtccaaacttttggcctgtactgtatattactaATTAAGTAAATGCTATTAGAGCTACTAGTTGTCACGGTCAGTGTCAACTTCTTTTGAGACAAAGTCAGCATCCTGTTAgcggtcgcaggggggctggagtctatcccagctgacattggacgagagttggggtacaccctggacaggtcaccaaactatcacagggctgacacatagagacagacaaccattcacactcacattcacacctacggacaatttagagtcaccagttaacctgcatgtctttggactgctcTGTCTGTTATTTTCGACCCACACATTTTGCATACTGTAGTTTGCTTTTTCTCGACCACCATGTAGTTTCTGTACACATATGAaatagtgatgggcaaagcagttctctAGATGTagctgaatcactagaatcagttcattaaaaagattcatTCACCCAATAGTTCAGTGCTTGGCGGGAGGTTCGTCTGtcctgcactggtgagtctcattactggccagcgtaacgttttaagtttgtttatctggaaactaagtctgttaaaacaatggggaggtgtgtgattgtgttcatgtggctttactcctggctacattagccgttagcttggagagaacggtccctatgaaagtgtatcgctgagaagaaatgatttgaatcactcagggatcagGGTTACGTCGTTCACCAagtgattcgttcaccgagtgatttgTCACGtggtaggcagtccctcccttcaccctggctgcctcgcgACTCGCGAGTGATTCATCATTTGCATGGACTGAATCAGTCCacgctcgctgctgagctcaactgaactgagaaatgaacaaaCCAGTTTCACAAGCGATTCAGTTCAGTACTTTCACTCAACAGATACGTTTTTTTTAACGATTCATTCGCGAACGACACAACACTAATATGAAATcatctttggtatcattttttcaGCTGGTAATGTAACGTTAGTTATTCATGGTTCTCTCCAgcaacttgactggatgctTCAACCAAACAATGTGGATTCTGGGAATCAAGTGTCAATttgctgggaatgaatagcGTTAATGTTATTTACTTCAGAAAATGACTCATGACACACGTCATAAATAACACCCTTTTCAATCTTTGAGGAAGGTCTCAAATAATTTTAAGTCAAAAGAGTCAAGTCCAAttgaagtcacgagtcattggtgtttttttaaattcaattgaggttgcaagtctttttttgatattgtcaagtcaatgctaaagtcATCAGATTTGTGATgaaagtccaagtcatgtgactcgagtccacacctctggtcCAGAGGAAAATGAAACTCACTTCcccacagagctgacacagtCTATTTTCATCCTGAATATTGCTGAATCTGCCAACTGTATTGTTTGAAGGAAAAAGACCTTTTCTTAACTGTGCAACTAAAAATCTTTGGTGTGATGTAACATGTGATTTAAGGCTACATGTTTGCTTAACTAAGATATATATCCACAAGTTCAGTTTTAATATTAATCCTAAACTGCTTTCTGTGGTTTCTCCAGATCTATTTGCGTCATCCAAATGCGACAGCACTGACTAACAGCACTGTTACAttggagaaaaacacaaaagcacTAACTCAAATCAACGTCTCAGACCCTAATGTGACCATCTTCCTAAATGTGGAGCCCAGTGCTAATGTGTCATTGGTTCTTAAGCTGTCCGAGGGGTCACCTCCTAATGATACATATTTTGTCAGCACAACCAACTTGAGCCTAACAGGTGAGTGTCACTGCTGCCTGACCTCTGATTTTTAGCCATAGAGTTAAGAAATCTATTGTAACACTGTGTAGCAGACAGACCACTGTGATCCAGGTAGGTATAATAACAgcacaaaataataatagaCACCATTTTAGCATAAACGTATGTGTTCCCAAGTATCTCATGTATTATTACATCAGATATATTTGAATTGGTTCTTGGATTATGAAGACATACGTCGGCTGATTTTTGCAACAGATGGCTATCGCTGGATGATAACCCCCGAGATGTTACAGCAGACTCCTGGAGTCTGGTATGTTGACACCAGACTCTTTAATACCACTTGGGAGCCTGGTCTGACGCTTAAGATCACTTCTTTCACAAGCAAGTGCTTATACTggaacacagagagggagatatGGACCACTGATGGCTGCCAGGTGAGTTTATCCACCTGGATAACGTCTGATGAACGTGGCTATGTTACGTTCTCTGCATGTACAGTGATGTTTTGGCAGCACTAGCAGTTGCATGTCAGGAAGTGATGTGCTGTCTTTGTCTCAGGTGGGGGACAAAAGCACTCCAGAGCGAACGCAGTGTCTGTGTAACCACCTCACTCTCTTTGGGAGCTCTTTCTTTGTGATGCCAAACTACGTGGACTTATCTCGCACAGCCGAGCTGTTCAGCACATTGTCTGAGAACTATGTCGTGTTGGCGCTGTTATGTGCTTTCTTTGGGCTCTACCTGGTGACTCTGCTGTGGGCCTGCTATGCTGACCGCAGGTCTTGCTCTAAGGTCAGTCTCTCCAAACGGCActcataaaaaatgtattttcacatttgttttgttattaattAAAGTGTGAGGTTTCAACCGATTGCgtcttttaataaaagaagcagtaaaacagagtaaaaatactgtttcaagtcctgcatttaaaaggTCATAGGTATtaacatcaaaatatacttaaggTACAAAAAAGTAAATGTACTCATTAGGCCCAgatttatatacagtcaggtccataattatttggacaatgatacagttgtcgtcattttggctctgtacaccaccacaatgggttttaaatgaaacaatgaatacctgcttaaagtgcagactctcagctttcatttaaggcttttttcaaaaatgtagtatgaaccgtgtaggaattacaaccatttcttcacacagtcccccgactttaagggctcataagtatttggacaaactaacataatcatcaattaaacagtcagtttcaaTACTtgtttgcaaatcctttacagtcaatgactgcctgaagtgttggacacataggcatcaccagatgctgggtttcttccctggtga
The Epinephelus lanceolatus isolate andai-2023 chromosome 2, ASM4190304v1, whole genome shotgun sequence DNA segment above includes these coding regions:
- the pkd1l3 gene encoding polycystin-1-like protein 2 encodes the protein MAVLLRTCVFLWISAGFLSLSEISETCTDYNDCPAPCTFKNVRFEFLRVSKTWSQARSCCERRGGELLRVMNSQIKMFLSNITREKSTSNCTWWLGKGVHEQDQDPTIQNADISRNNCTYMKLNPLQLIPTSDCNQRRGFLCTHNFSSSSNTKYRATLNNAARSRHKRNVSNMAMHVADIDNLLLEADKELLRMETTMGEPTDDSRDKFIQYLLAGTKNLSAQYALNNNDTISHIINCSTGILLLSMNKCDIETNPNPTSLFEEVFEIFRTVSMLVGSATSQRIVIRHPTGTIYQSSHTPADLSNAVLGSEQDGEFIILPSLAALQSQLGGRSPIIAQMATFSRNPHPSDDNISGTLCSLLLTDGVSDIKLTNLTEMIEIYLRHPNATALTNSTVTLEKNTKALTQINVSDPNVTIFLNVEPSANVSLVLKLSEGSPPNDTYFVSTTNLSLTDGYRWMITPEMLQQTPGVWYVDTRLFNTTWEPGLTLKITSFTSKCLYWNTEREIWTTDGCQVGDKSTPERTQCLCNHLTLFGSSFFVMPNYVDLSRTAELFSTLSENYVVLALLCAFFGLYLVTLLWACYADRRSCSKRKLTLLEDNHPGAHYNYLISVQTGHRKNAGTTANVTVKLIGSQGESDTHNLTDPDKPVFERGAVDMFVLATPFPLGEVRNLRLQHDNSGGHPSWYINKVTIQDLQTRHVFHFFCDCWLSADRGDNMTKKTFNAAKNNEIASFRNIFQSRTSTGFRDEHIWVSIVDPPSRSPFTRAQRVSCCMSLLLCTMAINIAFWNIPVDEDSPVLFQFGSLQITWQELKVGIQSGLLMFPINILIITIFRSIRPRMISKSKKDDPEENLRPPAVTIPSILKDTEEVIFAVSSSPRNKMSEMHRLESTADLCPALDRVHEFIQLMQGENESDPHWVYCSKFLLAGLCHLLMCLEKLDVKNFPSTDEYQRTLNVTNILVRKAEMVFSSHLAYCPPPVKKKKKSASCWLPWWCVFLGWFLLLSISGVSTFFTLLYGLDYGREKSVKWVMSLGLSLFQSIFILQPLKVIGIAVFFALLLKPVAVEETEEIEQVMLEQQDKCRRYSGRDTL